One genomic region from Streptomyces sp. NBC_00582 encodes:
- the rplU gene encoding 50S ribosomal protein L21: MYAIVRSGGRQHKVAVGDIVEVDKISTAQVGDTVELSTLLVVDGDAVTSDPWVLAGIKVQAEVVDHHKGQKIDILRYKNKTGYRRRQGHRQQYTAIKVTAIPAAAK, translated from the coding sequence GTGTACGCCATCGTGCGCAGCGGTGGTCGCCAGCACAAGGTTGCTGTCGGCGACATCGTTGAGGTTGACAAGATTTCCACCGCCCAGGTTGGCGACACGGTCGAGCTCTCGACCCTGCTCGTTGTCGACGGCGACGCTGTGACCAGCGACCCGTGGGTGCTGGCCGGCATCAAGGTCCAGGCCGAGGTCGTGGACCACCACAAGGGCCAGAAGATCGACATTCTGCGCTACAAGAACAAGACGGGCTACCGTCGTCGTCAGGGCCACCGCCAGCAGTACACGGCGATCAAGGTCACCGCGATCCCCGCGGCTGCGAAGTAA
- a CDS encoding alkaline phosphatase D family protein produces MSPDRRRLLTAGAAVLGAAASAQFWLPATAHAAASTLPENVFSLGVASGDPLPDGIVLWTRLAPDPLNGGGMPRRNVAVQWEISPDSRFASSVRRGTATARPEYGHSVHVDVRGLKPGRDYWYRFRAGGRISPVGRTRTAPQPLASGGSLRIALASCQNWQQGHFTPYADMAAQNPDVVLFVGDYVYESGPSATAVRRHEGSGEPYTLTQYRNRYAQYRGDPDLKRMHARAPWVVTFDDHEVDNDFAGEVPQDPDKQSHDAFVTRLTAAYQAYYEHMPVRAAAVPDGPHIRMYRALRFGRLARLNVLDTRQFRSDQAVTQEGARDPARTMLGAEQKRWLLNGLRTSDTRWNLIASQIMMAETDLLAGPGKLWYYDAWDGYQAERNALLAELASVRNPVVLSGDRHLTMISDLKRDFADPSSAVVGAEFVGTSISSNGDQDQEAFHARWDPLKADNPHWKLIDAHRGYHLFDIREDAVDARVRVVDTVLKPKATARTLARLRVVDGRPGVRKV; encoded by the coding sequence ATGTCCCCGGACCGCCGTCGTCTCCTCACCGCCGGTGCCGCCGTGCTCGGCGCCGCCGCCTCCGCCCAGTTCTGGCTGCCCGCCACCGCCCACGCCGCCGCGAGCACCCTGCCCGAGAACGTGTTCAGCCTCGGCGTGGCCTCGGGGGATCCTCTGCCCGACGGGATCGTGCTGTGGACCCGCCTCGCCCCCGACCCGCTGAACGGCGGCGGGATGCCGCGGCGAAACGTCGCCGTGCAGTGGGAGATCTCGCCCGACTCCCGGTTCGCCTCCTCCGTGCGCCGCGGCACCGCCACGGCACGGCCCGAGTACGGGCACAGCGTTCATGTGGACGTACGAGGCCTGAAGCCGGGCCGCGACTACTGGTACCGCTTCCGCGCCGGCGGCCGGATCTCCCCGGTCGGCCGCACCCGCACCGCGCCGCAGCCCCTCGCCTCCGGCGGCTCGCTGCGCATCGCGCTCGCCTCCTGCCAGAACTGGCAGCAGGGCCACTTCACCCCCTACGCCGACATGGCGGCCCAAAACCCGGACGTCGTCCTCTTCGTCGGCGACTACGTCTACGAGTCGGGGCCCTCCGCGACGGCCGTGCGCCGGCACGAGGGCAGCGGTGAACCGTACACACTCACCCAGTACCGCAACCGGTACGCCCAGTACCGCGGCGACCCCGATCTGAAGCGGATGCACGCCCGCGCCCCCTGGGTGGTCACCTTCGACGACCACGAGGTGGACAACGACTTCGCCGGGGAGGTCCCGCAGGACCCCGACAAGCAGTCCCACGACGCGTTCGTGACCCGGCTGACGGCCGCCTACCAGGCGTACTACGAGCACATGCCGGTACGGGCCGCGGCGGTCCCGGACGGCCCGCACATCCGGATGTACCGCGCCCTCAGGTTCGGCCGTCTCGCCCGGCTGAACGTGCTGGACACCCGGCAGTTCCGCAGCGACCAGGCCGTCACCCAGGAGGGTGCCCGGGACCCGGCGCGCACCATGCTCGGCGCCGAGCAGAAGCGGTGGCTGCTGAACGGGCTGCGGACCTCCGACACCCGCTGGAACCTGATCGCCTCCCAGATCATGATGGCCGAGACCGATCTGCTGGCCGGCCCCGGCAAGCTCTGGTACTACGACGCCTGGGACGGCTACCAGGCCGAACGCAACGCGCTCCTCGCAGAGTTGGCGTCGGTGCGCAACCCGGTGGTGCTCAGCGGCGACCGCCACCTCACCATGATCAGCGATCTGAAGCGGGACTTCGCCGACCCCTCCTCGGCGGTCGTCGGCGCCGAGTTCGTCGGTACCTCGATCTCCAGCAACGGCGACCAGGACCAGGAGGCCTTCCACGCCCGGTGGGACCCGCTGAAGGCCGACAACCCGCACTGGAAGCTGATCGACGCCCACCGCGGCTACCACCTGTTCGACATCCGCGAGGACGCCGTCGACGCACGGGTACGGGTCGTGGACACCGTCCTGAAGCCGAAGGCGACCGCCCGCACCCTGGCGAGACTCAGGGTCGTGGACGGCCGGCCGGGCGTCCGGAAGGTGTGA
- the rpmA gene encoding 50S ribosomal protein L27 — MAHKKGASSTRNGRDSNAQRLGVKRFGGQVVNAGEILVRQRGTHFHPGAGVGRGGDDTLFALEAGSVQFGTHRGRKVVNIVPVA; from the coding sequence ATGGCACACAAGAAGGGCGCATCGTCCACCCGGAACGGTCGCGACTCCAATGCCCAGCGGCTCGGCGTGAAGCGCTTCGGCGGTCAGGTCGTCAACGCGGGTGAGATCCTGGTCCGCCAGCGTGGCACCCACTTCCACCCGGGCGCCGGTGTCGGTCGCGGTGGCGACGACACGCTGTTCGCGCTCGAGGCCGGTTCGGTGCAGTTCGGCACCCACCGTGGCCGCAAGGTCGTGAACATCGTTCCGGTCGCCTGA
- a CDS encoding glycosyltransferase family 2 protein, which produces MPYLTECLNSLVGQSIGRGRLEIVAVDDGSTDDSGRELDRFAALYPDTVKVIHQPNSGGPAAPSNRALDVATGRYVYFIGSDDYLGEEALERMVKCADANDSDVVVGKMVGTNGRYVHQALYKENVADVSLYDSALPFTLANTKLFRRDMVEKYHLRFPEHLPVGSDQPFTIEACVRARKISVVADYTCYYAVKRGDASNITYRADHLARLRAAAEIMDFTAGLIEAGPDRDAVLRRHFTWELAKLVQDDFPSLDRDLQRRLCSGIGRLADVYFTDGIRDAMDVKRRVRIALAHAVAIDELAEAISSEKEHGAPPFVVEGERAYARYPGFRDPRIGVSDRVYELVGEAVPGRLAKGTVLLDSAWEQQGEQLAYTASVRVPVLGDVAGAGVALRLVKGAMPKSADKPGARRLKPEHELVPVVGEMRVEPAENGTGSVLHARVPLEPVTGKWGVRVYVDVAGSTYEIPVRGKGLPMPLARKWGRDDDPYRASALVNPKGRVVVDTAQMYPPKRTVVRRALGGLVRKLKSRSKRKK; this is translated from the coding sequence ATGCCCTACCTGACGGAGTGTCTGAACTCCCTCGTCGGGCAGAGCATCGGCCGAGGACGCCTGGAGATCGTCGCCGTCGACGATGGCTCCACCGACGACAGCGGCCGCGAACTGGACCGGTTCGCGGCGCTGTACCCGGACACCGTCAAGGTGATCCACCAGCCGAACTCCGGCGGCCCGGCCGCGCCCAGCAACCGTGCGCTGGACGTGGCCACCGGCCGTTACGTCTACTTCATCGGCTCCGACGACTACCTCGGCGAGGAAGCGCTGGAGCGCATGGTGAAGTGCGCCGACGCGAACGACTCGGACGTCGTCGTCGGGAAGATGGTCGGCACCAACGGCCGGTACGTGCACCAGGCGCTGTACAAGGAGAACGTCGCGGACGTCAGCCTGTACGACTCGGCGCTGCCGTTCACGCTGGCCAACACCAAGCTGTTCCGGCGGGACATGGTGGAGAAGTACCACCTGCGGTTCCCGGAGCACCTGCCCGTCGGCAGCGACCAGCCGTTCACCATCGAGGCGTGCGTACGCGCCCGGAAGATCTCGGTGGTGGCCGACTACACCTGCTACTACGCGGTCAAGCGCGGCGACGCCAGCAACATCACCTACCGCGCGGACCATCTGGCCCGGCTGCGGGCCGCGGCCGAGATCATGGACTTCACGGCCGGGCTGATCGAGGCGGGCCCGGACCGCGACGCCGTACTGCGCCGGCACTTCACCTGGGAGCTGGCCAAGCTGGTCCAGGACGACTTCCCGTCCCTGGACCGGGATCTGCAGCGCCGGCTCTGCTCGGGCATCGGCCGGCTCGCCGACGTCTACTTCACCGACGGCATCCGTGACGCCATGGACGTCAAGCGCCGGGTGCGGATCGCGCTGGCGCACGCCGTCGCCATCGACGAGCTGGCCGAGGCGATCTCCTCGGAGAAGGAGCACGGGGCGCCCCCGTTCGTGGTGGAGGGCGAGCGCGCCTACGCCCGCTACCCCGGCTTCCGCGACCCCCGCATCGGCGTGTCCGACCGGGTCTACGAGCTGGTCGGGGAGGCCGTACCGGGCCGCCTCGCCAAGGGCACCGTGCTGCTGGACTCCGCCTGGGAGCAGCAGGGCGAGCAGCTCGCCTACACGGCGTCCGTACGGGTGCCGGTGCTGGGCGACGTGGCCGGCGCCGGTGTGGCGCTGCGCCTGGTCAAGGGCGCGATGCCCAAGTCGGCGGACAAGCCGGGCGCGCGCCGGCTGAAGCCCGAGCACGAACTCGTGCCCGTGGTGGGCGAGATGCGGGTGGAGCCGGCCGAGAACGGCACCGGCAGCGTCCTGCACGCCCGCGTCCCGCTGGAGCCGGTCACCGGCAAGTGGGGTGTGCGCGTGTACGTCGACGTGGCCGGCTCGACGTACGAGATCCCGGTGCGCGGCAAGGGGCTGCCCATGCCGCTGGCCCGCAAGTGGGGCCGGGACGACGACCCGTACCGCGCCTCGGCCCTGGTCAACCCCAAGGGACGCGTGGTGGTCGACACGGCCCAGATGTACCCCCCGAAGAGGACTGTGGTCCGGCGGGCGCTGGGGGGCCTTGTCCGGAAACTGAAGTCCCGTTCCAAAAGGAAGAAGTAG
- the obgE gene encoding GTPase ObgE: MTTFVDRVELHVAAGNGGHGCASVHREKFKPLGGPDGGNGGRGGDVILTVDQSVTTLLEYHHSPHRKATNGKPGEGGHRSGKDGQDLVLPVPDGTVVLDKAGNVLADLVGHGTSFVAAQGGRGGLGNAALASARRKAPGFALLGEPGDLQDVVLELKTVADVALVGYPSAGKSSLISVLSAAKPKIADYPFTTLVPNLGVVTAGSTVYTIADVPGLIPGASQGKGLGLEFLRHVERCSVLVHVLDTATLESDRDPVSDLDIIEEELRQYGGLGDRPRIVVLNKIDVPDGKDLAEMVRPDLEARGYRVFEVSAVAHTGLRELSFALADLVGRARAAKPKEEATRIVIRPKAVDDAGFTVTLEEDGLYRVRGEKPERWVRQTDFNNDEAVGYLADRLNRLGVEEELMKAGARAGDGVAIGPEDNAVVFDWEPTVMAGAEMLGRRGEDHRFDAPRPASQRRRDRQAERDEAGQEFEGFEPF; the protein is encoded by the coding sequence ATGACCACCTTCGTGGACCGCGTCGAGCTGCACGTCGCCGCGGGTAACGGAGGTCACGGCTGTGCCTCCGTCCACCGTGAGAAGTTCAAGCCGCTGGGCGGCCCCGACGGGGGCAACGGCGGGCGCGGCGGCGACGTGATCCTCACCGTCGACCAGTCCGTCACCACGCTGCTCGAGTACCACCACTCCCCGCACCGGAAGGCCACCAACGGCAAGCCGGGGGAGGGCGGCCACCGCTCCGGCAAGGACGGGCAGGATCTCGTCCTCCCCGTGCCGGACGGGACCGTCGTCCTGGACAAGGCGGGGAACGTGCTCGCCGACCTGGTCGGGCACGGCACCTCCTTCGTCGCCGCCCAGGGCGGCCGCGGCGGGCTCGGCAACGCCGCCCTGGCCTCCGCCCGCCGCAAGGCGCCCGGTTTCGCGCTGCTCGGTGAGCCGGGGGACCTGCAGGACGTCGTCCTGGAGCTGAAGACCGTCGCGGACGTGGCCCTGGTCGGCTACCCGAGCGCCGGCAAGTCCTCGCTGATCTCCGTGCTCTCCGCCGCCAAGCCGAAGATCGCCGACTATCCGTTCACCACGCTCGTGCCGAACCTCGGCGTCGTGACCGCGGGATCGACCGTCTACACCATCGCCGACGTCCCCGGGCTCATCCCCGGTGCCAGCCAGGGCAAGGGCCTCGGCCTGGAGTTCCTGCGGCACGTCGAGCGGTGCAGTGTGCTGGTGCACGTCCTCGACACCGCGACCCTGGAGTCCGACCGCGACCCGGTCTCCGACCTCGACATCATCGAGGAGGAGCTGCGGCAGTACGGCGGGCTCGGCGACCGGCCCCGGATCGTCGTCCTGAACAAGATCGACGTACCGGACGGCAAGGACCTGGCGGAGATGGTGCGGCCGGACCTGGAGGCCCGCGGGTACCGCGTCTTCGAGGTGTCCGCCGTGGCGCACACCGGACTCAGGGAGCTGTCGTTCGCGCTGGCCGACCTGGTCGGGCGGGCGCGTGCCGCCAAGCCGAAGGAGGAGGCGACGCGGATCGTCATCCGGCCCAAGGCCGTGGACGACGCCGGCTTCACCGTCACGCTGGAGGAGGACGGCCTCTACCGCGTCCGTGGCGAGAAGCCCGAACGCTGGGTGCGGCAGACCGACTTCAACAACGACGAGGCCGTCGGCTATCTCGCCGACCGCCTCAACCGCCTCGGTGTGGAGGAGGAGTTGATGAAGGCCGGCGCCCGGGCGGGCGACGGTGTGGCGATCGGTCCCGAGGACAACGCGGTCGTCTTCGACTGGGAGCCGACCGTCATGGCCGGCGCGGAGATGCTGGGCCGCCGCGGTGAGGACCACCGCTTCGACGCCCCGCGGCCCGCGAGCCAGCGCCGCCGCGACCGTCAGGCCGAACGCGACGAGGCCGGCCAGGAGTTCGAGGGCTTCGAGCCCTTCTGA
- a CDS encoding nucleotide sugar dehydrogenase, which translates to MNICVVALGKIGLPLAVQFASKGHRVIGADVNEKVVELVNAGVEPFPGEHDLDVKLKQAVDAGLLSATTDTASAVAESEAVVVVVPLFVDAEGVPDFGWMDAATKAIAQGLKPGTLVSYETTLPVGTTRTRWAPMLAEGSGLTAGEDFHLVFSPERVLTGRVFADLRRYPKLVGGIDEASTARGVEFYEQVLDFDERADLPQANGVWDLGTAEASELAKLAETTYRDVNIGLANQFARFADQNGIDVKKVIEACNSQPYSHIHQPGIAVGGHCIPIYPRMYLWNDPSATVVRSAREANAAMPEYAVDLLAAAYGDLTGVNVLVLGAAYRGGVKETAFSGVFPTVEALKARGAVPFVSDPMYTAEELTAHGLTPHAGEKVTAAILQADHAEYRTLTPADLPDVTVLVDGRRTTDPEAWKGVRRVVIGG; encoded by the coding sequence ATGAACATCTGTGTAGTAGCGCTCGGCAAGATCGGGCTCCCGCTGGCGGTGCAGTTCGCCTCCAAGGGCCACCGGGTCATCGGCGCGGACGTCAACGAGAAGGTCGTCGAGCTGGTCAACGCCGGTGTCGAGCCGTTCCCCGGTGAGCACGACCTGGACGTCAAGCTGAAGCAGGCCGTCGACGCCGGCCTGCTGAGCGCGACCACGGACACCGCGTCCGCGGTCGCCGAGTCCGAGGCCGTCGTCGTGGTCGTCCCGCTGTTCGTGGACGCCGAGGGCGTCCCGGACTTCGGCTGGATGGACGCGGCGACCAAGGCGATCGCGCAGGGCCTCAAGCCCGGCACGCTGGTCTCGTACGAGACGACCCTCCCGGTCGGCACCACCCGCACCCGGTGGGCGCCGATGCTGGCCGAGGGCTCGGGGCTGACCGCGGGCGAGGACTTCCACCTGGTGTTCTCCCCGGAGCGCGTCCTCACCGGCCGGGTCTTCGCCGACCTGCGCCGCTACCCCAAGCTGGTCGGCGGCATCGACGAGGCGTCGACGGCCCGCGGTGTGGAGTTCTACGAGCAGGTCCTCGACTTCGACGAGCGGGCCGACCTGCCGCAGGCCAACGGCGTGTGGGACCTGGGCACCGCCGAGGCCTCCGAGCTGGCGAAGCTGGCCGAGACGACCTACCGGGACGTCAACATCGGTCTGGCGAACCAGTTCGCGCGCTTCGCCGACCAGAACGGCATCGACGTCAAGAAGGTCATCGAGGCCTGCAACTCGCAGCCGTACAGCCACATCCACCAGCCGGGTATCGCGGTCGGCGGCCACTGCATCCCGATCTACCCGCGGATGTACCTGTGGAACGACCCGTCGGCGACGGTCGTGCGCTCGGCCCGTGAGGCGAACGCCGCGATGCCGGAGTACGCGGTGGACCTGCTGGCGGCCGCGTACGGCGACCTGACCGGCGTGAACGTCCTCGTGCTGGGCGCCGCCTACCGCGGCGGCGTGAAGGAGACGGCCTTCTCGGGCGTCTTCCCGACCGTCGAGGCCCTCAAGGCGCGCGGCGCGGTCCCCTTCGTCTCGGACCCGATGTACACGGCCGAGGAGCTCACCGCGCACGGCCTCACCCCGCACGCGGGGGAGAAGGTCACCGCGGCGATCCTCCAGGCCGACCACGCCGAGTACCGCACCCTGACCCCGGCTGACCTGCCGGACGTCACGGTCCTCGTCGACGGCCGTCGCACGACGGACCCGGAGGCGTGGAAGGGCGTGCGCCGGGTGGTGATCGGCGGCTGA
- a CDS encoding acyltransferase: MNYRVQPSAQVDESAEIGAGSSVWDLAQIREGARLGEGCVIGRGAYVGSGVHMGDNCKLQNYALVYEPAELGDGVFIGPAVVLTNDHNPRSVDPDGKQKRGGDWEAVGVKILDGASIGARSVCVAPITIGRWAMVAAGAVVTKDVPDFALVVGVPARRIGWVGRAGVRLTEREGENGVWECPRTGELYDEKDGVLTERAV; this comes from the coding sequence GTGAACTACAGGGTCCAGCCCAGCGCGCAGGTCGACGAGAGTGCCGAGATCGGCGCCGGCAGCAGTGTCTGGGACCTCGCGCAGATCCGTGAGGGCGCCCGCCTCGGCGAGGGCTGTGTGATCGGCCGCGGCGCGTACGTCGGCTCGGGCGTGCACATGGGCGACAACTGCAAGCTGCAGAACTACGCGCTCGTCTACGAGCCCGCCGAACTGGGCGACGGTGTCTTCATCGGCCCCGCCGTGGTCCTCACCAACGACCACAACCCGCGGTCCGTGGACCCCGACGGCAAGCAGAAGCGCGGCGGCGACTGGGAGGCCGTCGGCGTGAAGATCCTCGACGGCGCCTCGATCGGCGCCCGCTCGGTCTGCGTGGCCCCGATCACCATCGGCCGCTGGGCGATGGTCGCCGCGGGCGCCGTCGTCACCAAGGACGTGCCCGACTTCGCGCTCGTGGTGGGCGTCCCCGCCCGGCGGATCGGCTGGGTCGGCCGCGCCGGCGTCCGGCTCACCGAGCGCGAGGGCGAGAACGGCGTGTGGGAGTGCCCGAGGACGGGCGAGCTGTACGACGAGAAGGACGGCGTCCTCACCGAGCGCGCCGTCTGA